The Castanea sativa cultivar Marrone di Chiusa Pesio chromosome 11, ASM4071231v1 genome contains a region encoding:
- the LOC142614689 gene encoding putative lipid-transfer protein DIR1, whose amino-acid sequence MKLFGSKVSPLLVFMLVMTTLVWQGQATPCGSTFFSALVQLIPCRASVSPFSPIPPTEGCCSAIKALGQPCLCVLVNGPPISGVDRNMAMLLPEKCTANFEPCEIMK is encoded by the exons ATGAAGCTTTTTGGTTCCAAGGTTTCACCATTGTTGGTGTTTATGTTGGTCATGACAACATTGGTGTGGCAAGGCCAAGCTACCCCTTGTGGTAGCACTTTCTTCTCAGCACTTGTTCAGCTGATACCTTGCAGGGCATCAGTTTCTCCTTTTAGCCCTATCCCGCCAACTGAGGGCTGCTGCAGTGCCATTAAAGCTTTAGGCCAGCCTTGCTTGTGTGTGCTTGTGAATGGACCTCCGATATCTGGTGTGGACCGGAACATGGCCATGCTGCTCCCTGAAAAGTGCACCGCCAACTTTGAGCCAT GTGAAATCATGAAGTAA
- the LOC142617690 gene encoding LOW QUALITY PROTEIN: uncharacterized protein LOC142617690 (The sequence of the model RefSeq protein was modified relative to this genomic sequence to represent the inferred CDS: inserted 2 bases in 2 codons), which translates to MRALWSTSGPRSDQTFIIYFHYQVGITPEKVEIPRFLVDEEMQEKVKAMPKESQPATFVGSDLKWRYMWSVGPRPSKTRFKELNGAPVIPESFPGWTETXDSWGYKXIAATEVVAEMAAMGFGLPKDAFTSLMKQDTYSTVQLAFPFSFSFSFCFLAYLIYA; encoded by the exons ATGAGAGCCCTGTGGAGTACAAGCGGCCCCAGGAGCGACCAGACTTTCATTATCTACTTTCATTATCAG GTTGGCATAACACCAGAGAAAGTAGAAATTCCAAGGTTCTTGGTTGATGAAGAAATGCAGGAGAAAGTAAAAGCAATGCCCAAAGAATCCCAACCAGCCACTTTCGTAGGCTCAGATCTCAAGTGGCGTTACATGTGGAGCGTGGGTCCTCGTCCTTCAAAAACCCGATTTAAG GAACTCAATGGAGCTCCTGTCATACCCGAAAGTTTTCCTGGATGGACTGAAA ATGATTCATGGGGATATA AGATAGCGGCCACAGAA gTTGTAGCTGAAATGGCAGCAATGGGTTTTGGCTTGCCAAAGGATGCATTCACATCTCTTATGAAGCAGGATACGTATTCAACAGTTCAATtggcttttcctttttctttttctttttctttttgttttttggcatATTTAATTTATgcgtaa